The Tolypothrix sp. PCC 7712 region TATTTCTTGACCTTCTTAAATCCTGGTGGTCTTACTCCTTTGTTATTGTGTTTGAAAAACAATTGGTAAGCTTTCTCAATGCGTTGACAAATATCTTGTGCTGCTTGAGAACCTACTGATTGCCAAAAAGAATTACGCTTTCTTAATTTGGCGATATGAGCCTGAAGTTTTGCACAGTTTAAATGCTTGCCAAACATCCGGTAATACCTTTTATGTAGAGCAATGCAATGGTTATAAATCACTCCAGCAGCGTTGATTGTGCGCTTGAGGTGTCTATTCCTTTTGTGTTCGTACAATTTAAACTTCAGTGTTTTCATGCTAGTATTATACCATAAAACGACGGCAATATGACGGCATGAAGAAATTAACAGTTCGATGCTCTAATGAAGAGTATGAAACGCTTTTGAAATACTGCGAAGAAACAGATCGCACTCAAAATGACGTACTTAGAGAGATGATCCGGAAGTTGAAGAAAAGCCGTGCTAGAAGCACGGGGCTTTAGACCCAATTTTTTGGTAAATTGTCTCAATCCCCATTCCCCATTCCCCATTCCCCATTCCCTAGTCCCCAATCCCCAACCGTGAAACTCCACTCCTTCCGTCTCCGAATCGCTTTGTTATTTGCCATGCTAGCTGGTGGTGCGCTGGCGGGGTTTGGTAGTATTTCTTGGTGGCTGATTCATGAGGCTAAGGTTAGCCGACTAGATGCAAAGTTAGAAGCTTTATTGAGTCGCCCTCAGCCGCCCAGAGAAGATATTTTGCAGTCTTATTTGCCAGCATTTGAAAAATCATTACCACAGGAGTTGGGGACAGGTAAAGAAACGCCAATCGCCCTATTGGTGAGAGATAGAGATGGTCAAACGCTTTATCGATCTGAGCTATGGTCTGCTGATTTTAATTTAAATGGTTTGTGGCCTGCACAACCCAAGTTTTTACCATCTCAGTTTCCCCGCCGCGATCGCCAAAGACCACCCAATACTTCAGGAACATCGCAACCACCTCCAGACAGACCACGATTTCCTCCTGAACGTCCACCTAATATCCCACCTCCGCGATTAATCACTCAACGGACGAAAACAGGAACTTGGCGCATCGGTGCGATCGCTTTTCATGAATCCCAAATTGCGATCGCTGTCAGTTTGCAAGGTATTGATCGGGAGATGGCGATTATCCGTGATGTTTTCCTGATTTCTATACCCGTTGTCCTGTTAATTATTACTACTAGTGCTTGGTTGCTGTCTTACGGGGCTTTGCGCCCCATCCGGGAGTTAGTTGTTGCTATCCGCCAAGTCACGGTGAAAGGATTGGATCAAAGAGTGCCAATCGCTGCTACAGATACGGAATTTGTAGAATTAATTCAGGTGTTTAACCAGATGTTAGAACGCCTGGAACGCAGTTTTAAACAGGCTTCTCGCTTCAGTGGAGATGCAGCCCACGAACTGAAAACACCGATAGCAATTTTACAAGGTGAACTAGAGCGAACTTTGCAAAAAGCAGAACCAGGTTCAGAGTTACAACAAAATCTCAGCAATCTTTTAGATGAAGTATCTCGCCTCAGTGGCATTGTTCGCAAGCTGTTGTTGCTGTCTTTAGCTGATGCCGGCAAAATGAATTTACATCAAGTGGAAGTAAATTTGTCCGAGATATTAGCCGAGATAGTAGAGGATATGGAATTGCTAGCACCTCATTTAGCAGTGATAGCAGAGATTACTCCCGGATTAAAGGTAAAAGGCGATCGCGATTTACTAACTCAGGTATTACAAAATTTATTCAGCAATGCCATTAAATATAATCTTCCAGAAGGTTGGATGCGAATTAACGCTAGGCAGCAAGGAAAGACAGTATTAGTTACTATTAGCAATTCATCTCAAGAAATTCCCACAAGCGATCGCGATCGCATTTTTGACCGCTTCTATCGTGGAGATCCAGCCCGAACTAGAAAGGTAGAGGGAACAGGTCTAGGACTTAGCCTCTCAAGAGAAATAGCTATTGCTCACAATGGTAAACTTACCCTTGACCCTACGCTGTCAAATCAAACATCTTTTACTTTAAGCTTACCGATGAAAAAGTAATTTGTAGTTGGTAATGGGTAATTGGTAATTGGTAATTGGTAATTGGTAATTGATAGTAAATGTATGGTTAGTAGTGGTTATCATCAAGAAATGTAAAACAAATATCTGGCAATGCCCACACTTTTAGGTTGAAGACCAACGAGTCTTTCCCTTTACCCTTTAATCAAGGGTTATTTGCCATAATCTCCTAAAAATAGGATGCTAAAAAGACGAAATTCTTAGGAATTGTTAGCAGAATTCGGTTTATCTTTAAATTAAAAGACGAATTTCTCCCTATGAAAAATTAGCTATGGCAAGCAGTGAAGCCTTTGATTCTCCGACAAACTCCGTAGCTGTGCCAAGGGTCAATCTGCTGACCATGTTTAGGCTAGGCTTGTTTCAAATGGGGTTGAGCATGATGTCCATCCTGACTCTGGGGGTGCTGAACAGAGTCATGATTCAGGAAATTGCGATTCCAGCAACCCTAGTGTCGTTAGTGCTAGCACTCCCAGCTTTCGTTTCGCCTTCGCGTATTTGGTTTGGTCAGATATCAGATGCTAAACCCATGTGGGGCTATCATCGTACAGCTTATGTTTGGGTGGGAGCAGCAATATTTGCGATCGCCTCATTTTTATCTGTGCAGGTAATGTGGCAGGTGGATTTTGCTGCCGAAGCTGCTGGCGGTTGGGTATGGACAACTCAAACTATGGGCTGGACGGCACTGCTGTGCTTGGTTTTTGCTGTCTATGGGTTAGCAATTTGTGCTAGTGGTACGGCTTTTGCTGCTTTGTTGGTGGATATCTCGGAAGAAGATAACCGTTCCAAAGTAGTTGGCGTTGTCTGGTCGATGCTGATGGTGGGAATTATTGTTGGCGCAATTATTAGTTCCAGTTTACTGAAGCAATTAACACCAGGAGCCAGCATAGCGACTTTACAAGCAGCCGTCAACAAGCTGTTTATGCTTGTGCCAGCTATTGTATTTTGTTTTGCGATCGCAGCGACATTAGGTGTAGAGAAAAAGTATTCACTCTATTCCAGACGTTCCCAAGTAGTCAATCGCGAAGATAGCATCAGCTTACGTAACGCATGGGGAATTTTAACAGCTAGTCGGCAAACAGGCTTGTTTTTCACCTTTTTATTAGTGATGACTATCAGCTTGTTTATGCAAGATCCGATTGTGGAACCTTATGCAGGGCAAGTTTTTAATATGCCTTTAGCGGAAAGTACCAAGCTAAACGTGTTCTATGGCACGGGTATCCTCATTTCCTACGGCGTAACGGGCTTTGTAATTGTGCCGCGTTTGGGCAAGCGTAGGACTGCCAAATTGGGCTGCATATTGGTAGCTTGTGCTTCGCTATTGTTAGGCTTCTCCGGCTTCTCAGCGAATCCAGCTTTCTTGAAATTCGGTTTAGTTTTGTTCGGTTTAGCCACTGGTTTTGTCACCACAGCAGCAATTAGCTTAATGCTAGATTTGACAGCTGCCGAAGCCGCAGGTACATTTATTGGCGCATGGGGACTAGCACAGTCAATTTCTCGAGGGATTGCTGTAGTAATTGGTGGTACGGTCTTAGATATAGGACGTAATTTACTACCCAGCTTAGAACTAGCCTATGGACTAGTATTCGTCTTAGAAGCCATAGGAATGTTGGTATCAATTTGGTTTCTCAATCGCGTCAACGTTGCAGAATTTCAAACCAGCACTAAAAAAGCGATCGCTTCTGTATTAGAAAGTGATTTAGATTAAGTGGGCATGGGGCATAGGGCATAGGGCATTGGTAATGAGTAATGAGTAATGAGTAATGAGTAATTTTCTTCATCCCTCAATCCCCAATCCCCAATCCCCAGTCCCCATTACCCCTTATCCCCAGAGGGGGCCCCGAGTTCCCCATTCCCCAATGCTTGGCTGAAAGCCTGGTTTGCGCGAGAATGTATCAATGAATGATTTTTGGAATACTATTCTTGATTTTGCCCAAAGCACCACTGCCAAAGTGGGGAAGCAATTAATGCAGGATTTTGGGCGGGTGCAAGCTTTACATAAAGCTGATGGCACTTTGGTAACGCAAGCTGATAAATGGGCAGATCAAACAATTAGAGATGCGATCGCTTCTACTTTTCCTGAATACGGTATTTTAACTGAAGAGAGCGATCGGACTTTCCCTGGTACAGAATGGTGCTGGGTAATTGACCCTTTGGACGGTACAACTAACTTTACACGGGGTATTCCCATTTGGGGGATTTCTCTAGGTTTACTGTATAAAGGAGTTCCAATTTTTGGTTATGTTCATGTACCACCACTAAATCAAACTTTTCATGGTTTTTGGGCAGGTACATCGGGATTAGCTACACCAACTGGAGCATTTCTTAATCATCACCCCATTCACACTAGCCCCGATGCTCCTAGCAATAATCACTTTTTTAATCTCTGTTCTCGCAGCACCGCCGCAATGCAGCCAGACTTCCCAAGCAAAATTCGGATGCTGGGTGTAGCTAGCTATAACTTTCTTACAGTTGCTAATGGTGCAGTTTTAGGTGGGATGGAAGCCACGCCGAAAGTTTGGGACTTAGCAGGCGTTTGGGTAATTGTCCAAGCTGCTGGCGGTACGTGGTTATCTTTAAAATCAGAGCCGTTTCCCCTTTCACCAGGAGTAGATTATAGCGATCGCTCTTTCCCTACTCTTGTAGTTAGTCGCCCAGAATTAGTATCCGTATTTACACCGTTTTTGTCTGCTGTCAAAATTTAAACAGCTTGCCTAAAAAAATTATTCTAGTTAGAGAATATACTGACAAAACCCTTGCTAAACAAGGGTTTTGTCATATTTGCCTATAGTCTCTAACCTAAAATCTCACATCTAAGATCTAAAATTATTTGACCCTGGGCAACATCTGCAAAAATATGGCACTTGCGTAAGTTTGAAACTCATTTATACTGTGTTGTCATTCACCTATTATTGCATTTAGCTTACTGAGTATAAAAAAGTCATGTTGTCCAATATAGAGTTAATGCGAGTATTTGTTCATAATTCCATCCAAAAACAGGAAGTATTGTTATCAAACGCTGTGTTGACAGCGCAAACAGTATATAGAAGTAACCAAGTAATGACAAAAGCCGAAGGAGTGATTGCTACAGCCGAACTCGCGAAGGAGCCAGCAACATTCTCAATTAATGCCACTTCATCCCATTGGGAGGTGATGAACGAAGCATTAGCAGACTACAGTTATATTTTGACAGGAGAAATAGATCATCGGGGTTTCTATGAGTATCGATACTGTCAAATACCCAGTGGCTATAAGATGCATGGCACTAAATCTGTACACTTATGGCGTGCTTGGTGGAAATACCGTAAATATGCCTTGCAGTTAGGTTTTTCTTTAGAACTCTTAATCAGACACAGAAATGCCTGGTATCCCATTAGAGATTTAACTATTAGTGACGGACTTCTCTATATCAAAACCTTAGGTAATGAGATAGCAGTCCATTCAGAGGATCTAGTAATTTGGTTAAGTAGAACTCAGGCAAATAATAATGAAGGCTCTACTGTAATCCAAGACAAAAAATAAAAGTAATTTTATACTTCACACTATTGAAATAATTAACCAGCACAATAATTGATACACTCTCAAAACTTAGAATAAGTAAGTCGGTGTAAATAAACCAAACAATGTTAAGACACATAAATTGGCTATAAACCCTTACCAATGACAAAGAACAAAGGACAAATGACAGCCCTGATTAGTTATCTTTAAATGCACCGCCTACTTGTATCTGTTATTGCGGCTTAATCACCATGAAAGGAATTTGGCTCGAAAACAACCAATTGCAATTACGCACAGACATCCCAACTCCAGAACCGCCACCAGGAGAAGCTCTTGTGCGTGTATTGCGTGCAGGTATTTGCAATACTGATTTAGAACTGCTCAGAGGCTACTATCCCTACAGGGGAATTTTAGGGCATGAATTTGTTGGTGTTGTGGAACAAGGGCCAGAAAACCTACTAAATCGGCGGGTTGTTGGCGAAATTAACGCAGTCTGCGGACATTGCCGATTTTGTCGTAGTGGTAATTCAACTCACTGTGAAAACCGCACTGTATTAGGAATTGTTAACCGCCACGGAGCTTTTGCAGAATACCTCTGTTTACCAGTCGAGAATTTACATTCTGTACCGGATAATGTACCCACAGAAGTAGCAACATTCACTGAACCGATAGCAGCCGCCTTAGAAATTCAGCAACAGGTCGCTTTAAGTGCAAATGACAGAGTCCTAGTAGTTGGAGATGGTAAGCTAGGACAACTGGTAGCACAAACAATAGCGTTAACAGGCTGTGAACTTTTAGTAGTAGGTCGTCATCCAGAAAAACTGGCGAATCTTGCAGCGAGAGGGATTAAAACAGGTTCAGCCACAGATGTAAGAGACAGATTTTTCGATATTTCCGTAGAGTGTACTGGTAATCCCGAAGGATTTGCGATCGCCCGCCGCGCTCTCCGTCCTCGCGGTACATTAGTACTCAAAAGTACCTATGCAGGCAATCTCAACTTAGATGTTTCGTCTTTGGTAGTAGATGAAATCACGCTCATCGGTTCCCGTTGTGGCCCCTTTCCCGCCGCACTACAATTGCTAGCTACCGAACAACTAGACGTACAACCACTAATTCATGCCCGCTACCACCTCAGCGATGGACTTGCAGCCTTTGAACAAGCTCAAACTCGAGGTGTTTTAAAGGTGTTGTTGGAGATTGGGGATTAGGGACTGGGGACTAGGGAAAAGGGCAGAAAGGGGAAGGGGGAAAAGGGGAAGGGAAAAATGGGAAATTATTATGACCAATTACCCAATGCCCAATGCCCAATGCCCAATGCCCAATGCCCAATGCCCCATGCCCTATTCAAACAAATCCAAATCTGTAACAGCACCAAGGCTGCTAGAAGCTACTAATTTGGCA contains the following coding sequences:
- a CDS encoding ribbon-helix-helix protein, CopG family, translating into MKKLTVRCSNEEYETLLKYCEETDRTQNDVLREMIRKLKKSRARSTGL
- a CDS encoding sensor histidine kinase encodes the protein MKLHSFRLRIALLFAMLAGGALAGFGSISWWLIHEAKVSRLDAKLEALLSRPQPPREDILQSYLPAFEKSLPQELGTGKETPIALLVRDRDGQTLYRSELWSADFNLNGLWPAQPKFLPSQFPRRDRQRPPNTSGTSQPPPDRPRFPPERPPNIPPPRLITQRTKTGTWRIGAIAFHESQIAIAVSLQGIDREMAIIRDVFLISIPVVLLIITTSAWLLSYGALRPIRELVVAIRQVTVKGLDQRVPIAATDTEFVELIQVFNQMLERLERSFKQASRFSGDAAHELKTPIAILQGELERTLQKAEPGSELQQNLSNLLDEVSRLSGIVRKLLLLSLADAGKMNLHQVEVNLSEILAEIVEDMELLAPHLAVIAEITPGLKVKGDRDLLTQVLQNLFSNAIKYNLPEGWMRINARQQGKTVLVTISNSSQEIPTSDRDRIFDRFYRGDPARTRKVEGTGLGLSLSREIAIAHNGKLTLDPTLSNQTSFTLSLPMKK
- a CDS encoding BCD family MFS transporter, which encodes MASSEAFDSPTNSVAVPRVNLLTMFRLGLFQMGLSMMSILTLGVLNRVMIQEIAIPATLVSLVLALPAFVSPSRIWFGQISDAKPMWGYHRTAYVWVGAAIFAIASFLSVQVMWQVDFAAEAAGGWVWTTQTMGWTALLCLVFAVYGLAICASGTAFAALLVDISEEDNRSKVVGVVWSMLMVGIIVGAIISSSLLKQLTPGASIATLQAAVNKLFMLVPAIVFCFAIAATLGVEKKYSLYSRRSQVVNREDSISLRNAWGILTASRQTGLFFTFLLVMTISLFMQDPIVEPYAGQVFNMPLAESTKLNVFYGTGILISYGVTGFVIVPRLGKRRTAKLGCILVACASLLLGFSGFSANPAFLKFGLVLFGLATGFVTTAAISLMLDLTAAEAAGTFIGAWGLAQSISRGIAVVIGGTVLDIGRNLLPSLELAYGLVFVLEAIGMLVSIWFLNRVNVAEFQTSTKKAIASVLESDLD
- a CDS encoding inositol monophosphatase family protein, with product MNDFWNTILDFAQSTTAKVGKQLMQDFGRVQALHKADGTLVTQADKWADQTIRDAIASTFPEYGILTEESDRTFPGTEWCWVIDPLDGTTNFTRGIPIWGISLGLLYKGVPIFGYVHVPPLNQTFHGFWAGTSGLATPTGAFLNHHPIHTSPDAPSNNHFFNLCSRSTAAMQPDFPSKIRMLGVASYNFLTVANGAVLGGMEATPKVWDLAGVWVIVQAAGGTWLSLKSEPFPLSPGVDYSDRSFPTLVVSRPELVSVFTPFLSAVKI
- a CDS encoding MDR/zinc-dependent alcohol dehydrogenase-like family protein, which encodes MKGIWLENNQLQLRTDIPTPEPPPGEALVRVLRAGICNTDLELLRGYYPYRGILGHEFVGVVEQGPENLLNRRVVGEINAVCGHCRFCRSGNSTHCENRTVLGIVNRHGAFAEYLCLPVENLHSVPDNVPTEVATFTEPIAAALEIQQQVALSANDRVLVVGDGKLGQLVAQTIALTGCELLVVGRHPEKLANLAARGIKTGSATDVRDRFFDISVECTGNPEGFAIARRALRPRGTLVLKSTYAGNLNLDVSSLVVDEITLIGSRCGPFPAALQLLATEQLDVQPLIHARYHLSDGLAAFEQAQTRGVLKVLLEIGD